Part of the Methanococcus maripaludis genome is shown below.
TGCAATAAAAACAGAGGTTGGTGCATTTTTAAAAACTGCTGAAAACAAATGGGATGTCTTAAAAGATATGATAAATGAAATTCACCCACTTGAAACTCCAGTAATCTTAAAAATAAATATCGATGATTCAAATGAAGAATTTGAAAATTGGATCTGCGATACAATCAAATAATTTATCTTTTTTTAAACATTTAACTCCAAAATTACCTTAAATTTTATTTTAA
Proteins encoded:
- the cutA gene encoding divalent cation tolerance protein CutA, translating into MGKPTLVYTTFPNLENAKSIVGYLLEKKMIACANLREHEAHYIEDGDIAIKTEVGAFLKTAENKWDVLKDMINEIHPLETPVILKINIDDSNEEFENWICDTIK